A region from the Hippoglossus hippoglossus isolate fHipHip1 chromosome 16, fHipHip1.pri, whole genome shotgun sequence genome encodes:
- the ankrd28b gene encoding serine/threonine-protein phosphatase 6 regulatory ankyrin repeat subunit A, whose amino-acid sequence MVVLKIRDQPALLKAIFNVDPDEVRSLIFKKEDVNAQDNEKRTPLHAAAYLGDAEIIELLILSGARVNAKDNKWLTPLHRAVASCSEEAVQVLLKHSADVNARDKNWQTPLHIAAANKAVRCAEALVPLLSNVNVSDRAGRTALHHAAFSGHLEMVRLLLSRGANINAFDKKDRRAIHWAAYMGHIEVVKLLASHGAEVACKDKKSYTPLHAAASSGMISVVKYLLDLGVDINEPNAYGNTPLHVACYNGQDVVVNELIESGANVNQVNEKGFAPLHFTAASRHGALCLELLVCNGADVNIKSKDGKTPLHMTAIHGRFSRSQAIIENGAEIDCEDKNGNTPLHIAARYGHELLINTLISNRADTAKRGVHGMFPLHLAALSGFSDCCRKLLSSGFDIDTPDDFGRTCLHAAAAGGNLECLNLLLNTGADFNRKDSFGRTPLHYAAANCNYQCLFALVGSGASVNDLDERGCTPLHYAAASDTDGKCLEYLLRNDANPGIRDNQGYNAVHYASAYGHRLCLELIASETPLDVLMETSGTDILNDSDVRAPVSPLHLAAYHGHHQAMEVLVQSLLDLDVRNIQGRTPLDLAAFKGHVECVDVLINQGASILVKDFTLKRTPIHAAATNGHSECLRLLIGNSDLQSAVDIQDGNGQTPLMLSVLSGHTDCVYSLLNKGASVEAKDKWGRTALHRGAVTGHEECVEALLQHSANFLVRDCKGRTPVHLAAACGHTGVLGGLLHAAQSVETLPVLTDNHGYTPLHWACYNGHDTCVEVLLEQEVFHKADGNSFSPLHCSVIHDNEGAAEMLIDTLGPAIVNAKDSKNRTPLHAAAFTDHVECLQLLLSHNAQVNSIDTTGKTSLMMAAENGQTNAVELLVSSAKADLTLQDAVKNTALHLACSKGHETSALLILEKISDRNLINATNAALQTPLHVAARNGLTVVVQELLAKGASVLAVDENGYTPALACAPNKDVADCLALILATMMPVSPCTPAPTLPFSAINHYTTSPSKSVTFDSLPVLRGEHSSYCSFNNVSHHEGFYKDEELNDSDSETY is encoded by the exons CCTGCTTTGCTGAAAGCTATTTTCAATGTGGACCCAGATGAAGTACGCTCACTCATATTCAAAAAAGAGGATGTGAATGCACAG GACAATGAGAAGCGAACTCCACTGCATGCTGCTGCCTATCTCGGAGATGCAGAAATTATAGAGCTGCTGATTCTTTCAG GTGCCAGAGTAAATGCCAAAGATAACAAGTGGCTCACTCCTCTGCACCGGGCTGTGGCCTCCTGCAGTGAG GAGGCTGTCCAGGTTTTGCTGAAACACTCTGCCGACGTAAACGCCCGAGACAAGAACTGGCAGACGCCGCTCCACATCGCCGCGGCCAATAAGGCTGTACGCTGCGCCGAAGCCCTCGTCCCGCTGCTCAGCAATGTGAATGTGTCGGACAGAGCAGGCCGGACTGCGCTGCACCATGCAGCCTTCAGCGGCCATCTGGAG ATGGTGAGGCTGCTGCTCTCCAGAGGAGCAAACATCAATGCCTTTGACAAGAAGGACCGCCGGGCAATCCACTGGGCAGCCTACATGG GGCACATAGAAGTGGTGAAGCTGCTAGCATCTCACGGAGCCGAGGTGGCCTGCAAAGATAAGAAATCTTACACCCCCCTACATGCTGCAGCCTCCAGTGGAATGATTAGTGTTGTCAAATACCTCCTGGACTTGGGGGTGGAT ATCAATGAGCCCAATGCATACGGCAACACGCCGCTCCACGTGGCCTGCTACAACGGGCAGGATGTGGTGGTGAACGAGCTCATTGAAAGTGGAGCCAACGTCAACCAGGTGAACGAGAAGGGCTTTGCCCCTCTGCATTTTACCGCCGCCTCGCGCCATGGGGCACTTTGTCTTGAACTGCTAGTCTGCAACGGTGCTGACGTCAACATCAAG AGTAAAGATGGCAAGACTCCCCTCCACATGACAGCCATCCACGGGAGGTTTTCTAGATCCCAAGCAATCATCGAGAATG GTGCTGAGATTGACTGTGAAGATAAAAACGGAAACACACCACTGCACATTGCAGCCCGATACGGACACGAGCTCCTCATCAACACCCTCATCTCCAACCGAGCTGACACGGCTAA acgAGGGGTTCACGGGATGTTCCCACTGCATTTGGCTGCTCTCAGTGGATTCTCTGACTGCTGCCGGAAGCTCCTGTCTTCAG GCTTTGATATTGATACTCCCGATGACTTTGGAAGGACCTGTTTacatgctgcagctgctggagg AAACTTGGAATGTCTCAATCTCCTCCTCAACACGGGTGCAGACTTTAATAGGAAGGACAGCTTTGGCAG GACCCCGCTGCACTACGCTGCTGCCAACTGTAACTACCAGTGCCTGTTTGCACTGGTGGGCTCAGGGGCCAGCGTCAATGACCTCGACGAACGTGGCTGTACTCCCCTCCACTACGCCGCCGCCTCTGACACAGATGGAAA gtgccTGGAATACTTACTGCGGAATGATGCAAATCCAGGGATCCGGGACAATCAGGGCTACAACGCTGTGCACTACGCCTCGGCGTACGGACATCGCCTCTGTCTGGAGCTG ATTGCAAGTGAAACACCTCTAGATGTG CTAATGGAAACCTCAGGGACAGACATTCTGAATGACTCTGATGTCAGAGCTCCGGTCAGCCCCTTGCACCTTGCT GCGTACCATGGTCACCACCAAGCTATGGAGGTGTTGGTGCAGTCTCTGCTGGATCTTGATGTAAGAAACATCCAGGGACGTACACCCTTAGACCTGGCTGCTTTCAAGGGTCATGTCGAGTGTGTGGATGTTCTAATCAACCAAGGAGCCTCCATCCTCGTCAAAGACTTCACCCTGAAGCGAACCCCCATCCATGCTGCAG CTACCAATGGTCATTCAGAATGTTTGCGTTTGCTGATTGGAAATTCTGATCTTCAAAGTGCAGTAGATATTCAAGATGGAAATGGACA AACACCTCTGATGCTGTCGGTCCTGAGTGGACACACAGATTGTGTTTATTCTCTGTTGAATAAGGGAGCGAGTGTAGAAGCCAAAGACAAGTGGGGGCGGACGGCCCTGCATAGAGGA GCAGTGACCGGTCACGAGGAATGTGTGGAGGCCTTGCTTCAGCACAGCGCCAACTTCCTGGTGCGAGACTGCAAAGGGCGCACACCGGTCCACCTGGCAGCAGCGTGTGGACACACTGGGGTACTAGGAGGACTGCTGCATGCTGCCCAATCAGTGGAAACTCTCCCTGTCTTAACAGACAACCATGGCTACACCCCACTGCACTGGGCCTGCTACAATG GTCACGATACATGTGTGGAGGTTTTGTTGGAACAAGAAGTTTTTCACAAGGCCGACGGGAATTCTTTCAGCCCCCTCCACTGTTCTGT AATCCACGATAACGAAGGTGCGGCTGAGATGCTGATAGACACTCTGGGCCCTGCCATTGTCAATGCCAAAGACAGTAAAAACAG AACACCCCTGCATGCAGCAGCCTTCACTGACCATGTGGAgtgtctccagctgctgctgagccacAACGCTCAGGTCAACAGTATCGACACCACAGGGAAGACGTCGCTCATGATGGCTGCTGAGAATGGCCAGACCAATGCTGTCG AACTGCTGGTGAGCAGTGCGAAAGCAGATCTCACTCTGCAGGATGCTGTAAAGAACACTGCACTTCACCTGGCCTGCAGTAAG GGACATGAAACCAGTGCCTTGTTGATATTGGAAAAGATTTCAGACAGAAACCTCATAAATGCCACTAATGCCGCCTTACAGAC GCCTCTACATGTGGCTGCAAGAAACGGTCTGACTGTGGTGGTGCAAGAGCTGCTTGCAAAAGGAGCCAGTGTACTTGCAGTGGATGAAAACG GTTACACACCCGCCTTGGCTTGTGCCCCCAACAAAGATGTTGCAGACTGCCTCGCCCTCATCCTGGCCACCATGATGCCTGTGTCCCCCTGCACCCCGGCACCCACCCTCCCTTTCAGTGCCATTAACCACTACACCACCAGCCCCTCCAAGAGCGTCACCTTCGACAGCCTGCCCGTGCTGCGCGGCGAGCACAGCTCCTACTGCAGCTTCAACAACGTCAGCCATCACGAGGGCTTCTACAAGGACGAGGAGCTCAACGACTCGGATTCAGAGACGTACTGA